CATTATTAGACCTGTACATTCCCGCCTGCAATATCAGATTTTGCACATATGATTTTATGGTGGTACATGTTAGttgttcatgcatgtataattatttgtaaaaCCAATTTGTCCTTTCTTTATTTTTGATAGTCTAAACTCACAATAAAATTCAACGTATACATGCTTCTCCATTGTCAGATTGATAATCTAGAAAAACAATTTCAAGCTCTCAAAGTATCAAAGACTGGttaccagcccctcccacttccGGAGGGTCTTTCCCCAAAATCCAATGACGTCATCAACTCCCTCAACGAGCATCTACTACATGTGCTGAGTACGCTGAAGCAACGGGAacaggaagtgggtgtggcacaGGAAGCTCTGGAGAAGTACCAGCGCAAGTTCTCAGTCATCATTCATCAACAAGTACGTATTTAGTTATACCAAgtgcgtataaaagaagagagggcatgcaactttagctagctagctacaaacCTCAGCAAAGTGCAGCTGCATTtagtggtgggcgggtctggtcaaagtttatgcatggcttccagctagctgaacctagctagctcacGTAGCTCCACAGTAGTACTGCTAGTTCTATGCCTGTAACTGTCTGTTCTAACAACACCTTTACTCTATGGcacttgtatgacatcacaatatTTGCCAGATATTTCCACTTATTTGTCTGTTATTTGGATTGTTATAATGCGGTATATACTGTGCAAagcgtgtacgtgtacgtcaCCCCCTCTTCTCCCCTTAGGGTATTCTGTACCAAGAGTACAGTGATGCTCGACGCAGCTGGGAGGAAGAAAAAGAGAAACTACTCCATGATAATCGGCAGTTGGCCTCGTGCAGGGAACAGGACCAAGTGCACATGCAGCAACTCAAGGTAGCCCATCCATTAGTACACTGCTCTTTGGTCTGAGTGCAATCGTATCTGTGAGAATGTCAGCTGTTTCCGTAGTGTAGCGGTTATCACGTGTGCTTCACACGCACAAGGTCCCCGGTTCGATCCCGGGCGGAAACATCTTTTTTCCTTTTACCTTGTTCTAATTATCTTTTGCTTCGCCTTGCAAGCTCTATaaccacacctcacacctccCACCCCCACAGAGTCTGCAGGAGGTGCTCTCTGCTGATCCAGACGAAACTCGGAGGAAGATGGCCGACCAATCACGTAAGATCACCCTCCTCACAGTGAATGAGAGAACAATGATGAGGAAACTAGCGCTGGCAACGGAGGCCGAGAAACAACTGAGAAAGGTATGTAGGCGGAGTGTAGTGATGATGTAATCATGGAGGTGGGGCTTGTTCGTGTAAGATTATATTATTACCTACTTCCCATCTTGTTAAATTCTTGGCAGACACTGTATTCAGTCACTATATTTTAGGCACAATTTCAGGCTGCAGCAATTTTTCAGGAGCATTATGAAttagtgtacgtacatgtacattgtatcacACTCCCCCTGTGCCCCCTCCCCGCCCCCTCCAGGACAACTCCAGACTGAGCAGTGACCTGGTGAGACTAGAGAAGGCGGCCACTGAGAGAATAGGAGATCTGCAGAGGTGTAAGGTGGGTACAAGAATGTCTCGACTGGGTATTATTTTGACAGAATCTAGTGCCAGCAAGATTCTTTTAACAATTAGTACAATGTATCCATCTTATACTATAGCGTACAGTGCACATAATACCGATTTATTTGtgcgtacgtacatgtatgtgcactCAATTCTAGATGCAATTCCAGGCATACGTATaaagttacatgtacgtattttGTACTCAAAAAAGGGGCCAGTAAACCCAAGCCTATACACGGGCCCCTATGTTTCAGGAGGCGAGTGTGTTCCAGATGAGCAGTCTCCAGTCTCAGCTCAGTGAGAGTGTACCCACGGCTCTATTAGACCAGGCCAATAGGGAATACCGGGAAATGGTCGTCAAGTATCAGCGACTGCTCCAGCTACAGACTGCCTATACTGCTAGTGATGCCAACAGTGAGAGACTGCAGGTCCGttcatgtgttgtgtgttacaatgtacgtgtatgtgtgagtggtgtTGTACTCTAGTTGCTTGGTATATTGAACAGAGATGTGTTAGTGAGAATAGAAGTCTATTGATTGGCTATGTGCACTGTGaatgtattacatgtatagcctAAAACATTAAATTTGCTGCTTTtcaaaatgtacatgtaataagaaaattaatgtgtaaaTATGGAGTGACAAATGACTGTGCACTTACGTCACCCTCCCTCTCCCAATCACATTCACTCATGCAGGCTGAAGTGTGTATGCTGACTGAGCAATTAGAGTCGGTCAAACAAGAGCTTCAATCTGAGAAACAGAAGAGCCTTCTCTTGACGGCCTCATGCAGCCCCAGTGCTGCtagcccctccccacacagTGAGAGGCTGGTCACACTGGAGATGAAGGAACTGAACGAGAGACAGAGAGCTGACCTCGCCACTACCAGGTACAGTACGTAAGACTACAGCACATGTCTGTATTCATGTAGGTGTGGATAGTcagtagactataattttttATTAAATATAGTTATAGCTGTACAGTACGATTGATACACGTACTACTCTTTCGTTTGCTTGTTtctacacatgcacagtattgTCTGGTAATGGTTATACAAGTATACCTTCATGCACATGTAATGTAGCTTTGTAAGAGCCTTATTtatgtgtatatgtacatgttcatgtgtAGCTTATTCCCATCTTGATACGCCAGTTTTCACCGAAGGCAGCAtaactacacccacacacatacacacacagagtgaggCAGCTTCAAGCCACCCTTCTCCAGTTAGAGCAAAGAAACAAATCTTTAGAAGACAAATTCTCTGAACTATCTCAACGACTGCTGCAATCACAAACCACGGAGTCTGAACTGAGAGACCAACTAGCTACTACTCTCACAGAGGAGGAAAAGACGTTGCTGCAATCTGACGTATCGAAATTGAAGGAATCCGAAAATCAACTCAAATTGGAAAATAGCCAATTAAAGGAAGTGTCCGAAATTGCCAGGCAACAATCAGTTGCCATGGAAATGCGGCagaaatcacatgacattgagTTGGTGTCGTTACGACATCAGTTGCTTGATCTGCAAATACAGAACGATAATAAAACAGCCCTGGGTAAAGTACACCATCAACTGGTGGCTCTAGAAATCAGCGAAGCCAAAGCTTTGAAGAATCTGGAAGAGAGCAGTCACAAGATATCGTTGTTGGAGGCGTCTTTGTTGAGATGTGAGATTGAGCGAGATTCGCTGTGTGATAGAGTGTGTTCTGTGAGGGCCGTGGGCGTGCACAGGACCAGGCAACTCAGGACCACCGTGCAGGCTCTCAGGAGGCGATATGcagggtgggtgtggctacatgtacttagttTACAGTTTGTTTTGAACTCCACATTTCATATTAACTGTAGATATTCTGAATTTTgataaataccgtatagcgcaaaattttttaggcacttatatttcgtggaatggcctctaaaagcatttcgttgcacaatgtttgtggaatgactgcttactggaAGTCACgtctttaatctttgcacgttatagtagataattctaattaaagaacaaatttcatggacttaattttcgtgtaggattgctaaccaatgaaatcagcgaaaattaagcccctcgaaaatttcgcgctatacggtactacatTTAATTTACTAATTATGGATTAGTGATGCATTGAGGAGTCGATCGGCGTTGAGATATTGCAGTTTCCTACGTGTCATTAAAAGAGTCATCTCGTTTCTATATAAAACATGGCATTAGATTATAGTAAGTACAGTAAGGTATAGCTACACAACCTTCAAGGTATCTTTGCAATAATAAATGTCAATTTCCTCTCCTCTGTCTTGAAGCCACTCCCTCACTGACGACATCATAGGTGTGGTCCTCCTGGTCACACTTGACTGCCTCGTACGCTGGGTTAGCAGCTATGTTGGGGTCGATCTTCATTTCAGTTTGTGTGCCTCCAACCACTGCATAGGTTAGGTCAGCTTGTTGTGTAGCCATGGTCTCCCTATACAAGTATTaaaaacactataattatgtcaagcAATTTTTAggatacagtagaacctcgattatccggaacctcgattatccggcttggcagttttcttgatTTAATAATTCAAAAAATGGGCGTATCccttaaatgcgcatgcgcatgtagCTGTTACTACGGAGAcaggcctgcttatcttctgcgcatgcacagacaaCCATGTCCATGgtactgctgtttatcaatgaagtgggtggatcaaggcgtggtttatctattcgattatccggttatccggcctgcctctggaaccaaggtgtccggataatcgaggttctactgtacaaatGCATTATAGTTAGTAGTATAGATTGCTCCTTGTTGAGATAGTACCTGCATCAACACTGTGTGGGAATAGCAGTAAACAACATTTAGTAGGAACAACACATTAGTATGGGTAAACatgaggtgtgtgtttaggACCACTCACTGTTGTTTGTGCACAGTCTGTCCTCTCCTGAGTAGAataacacaggacactatCCAACCAACTGATACGGCTAGTAACAGAGCCACCAGTACACCAATGCCAGCAATGACGGTGGTGGAATTGTCATTACATGTAAAGTCTGGCTTGATAGGGCCGTGTGTTGTACTAGGCAACGGCATAGTTGCATGTATGCTAGTTGACAGTGTAGACAGTGTACTAGTCCTAGAACATTCATTGCGTAGATCTTCATAGTTCTTACAAAAAACTTCAAGCTCCACAAAGCTGTCACATCTTTCAACTAGTCTACAGCGGAATTTCCCATCGGGTGCCTGCATGCACTCCAGGCTGTACTCTGGAAATGCTCCAGGAAGAAATGAGTTATTTACTGCCACAGTGCttcctgtatatatagttatgcTGTTTGTCGTTATATTCAAGTAAatggctattataattatgatcatcaCCTTCTAACACTAAACTTTCAATTCCTGTTCGTAAACAAACAGCTCTTGCCAGAACTGCCAGGTCTTGATTGCCAGTGCAAACTGTCCTCCATCGGCTGACAgtgccacccacacacacctccactcgtccctctctgtcagtggatccacccaccagtcttATCTCTCCATCAGCACAGTTAACTGTTAGTGTATGTACATTTAGTAGTGCATAACATTTATCTTAACAAATATATAGTTACTAACCCGTGTTACATATTAGTTGCACAAGAGAGTTACAGCTGTCACTAGGTGTCACTGTACACTCTGTTAGTCTTGGTCCATTGCAGTCACTCAGAGTGACTACTCTTCTTGAACCATTCTGAGAATCCCTGGTCACTAGTCCTGTTAATTTTTTCTTATTTAAACTAAGTAGAAATACTTCACTCTTTGTAATTTCAGGACACATCTCACTTACCAAATTCATTCGAATATCCCAGTTGTCCACAAGTAGCTTGTGATCTCTCGATATTCCACTGACTTTCATCATGACAAACCCATCTCCATTCTCCATGGTGACAGTACTCAAGAAGTGGGTCTGTTACTTCAGGAAGACGAAGTTGTCCGTCTAAACATTCTGTACACAATTCTAGAATATATCTTTGCTCTGAGCTACAGTCATAAATATTGTATACCTGATTGTGCTGTTACAGTGATGACACCGGTTAATAGCATAAAGAAGCTTGAGACCTGCATGTTTACCAAAAATCGTCAGTTTTTAGAGGAATGGCATATAATGGCTATATATACCCAGTTGTTTGAATCTACATCCTGCATGCTTATATGAATAAAGCATCATTATTAGTAAATTGTCGCTCACGTACTACACGTGTCAGAGTACTAAGAGCACTATGAAtttggtgtacatgtacatgtatgtgttataTAGACCACTTTCCCATTGTTTCTGTCATTGTACTGTACACTTCTCACACATccctcacacccctcacaggTGTGTGCCTTTGGTGGAGCAGGAAAGGTATGTGGAGCTGGTGGGACGTGTGAGGGCTGACAAACGAGAAGCCGAGAGATTGagggaggcagcaaagaaaaacATGGAAAAAACCGAAGTACGTAACATAACGAGAGAacactgtacacgtacatgtgtgTTAAATGTATGTAAATCTAGTTTACCcatctccctccacacacacacccccacacacacacccccacacgcacacgcacccACACTCACGCACGCACTCAcgccacacacccacacgcacacttGTAGGACAAGTTAGCGGAGCTTGGTTTACAACACTCCAACCTACAAGAATTGCTAGGAGCATTGACAGACCGTACCTCGTCGAGTGTGGCTGCTAGACTAACAGAGTGGCACGCTAGACTAGGAGAAACACGACTCAAAGAAATGAAGACTAAGAGAGAAAATggacggtgtgtgtgtgtgtacatatctTGTAAGGTTAACCATCCAGTGCCCATAACTTGTGTTTAGGATTAAGcctccaatttcaaaactaaaagaaATTTAGCTCTTTAAAATGCCAAGTATACGTACATATTGCATGTAGTAAGAATTAAAGTGATTATTAATTGGTTTCAGGCCTAAACCTTGTCAATATCGCTGCAAACACCACatgaccattaattttattctgCAGACTGAAAGAGAATGTGAAGCACCTCGAGACTCTCCTCTCTCAGAGTGAGGGATCCTTCGATAGACTTGACAGAGAACTTGTGGCAATCACCAAggtgatacatgtactgtactgcacgtATTTAATAGCTAGCCTTAGCGTTGTTTTTTTCAAAAAATGGCCTATTTTTGGAGAGCTAGGTAACCCATTTCAAAACTATTATAAGCCAGTGATTGCTTCCCGtctaatatacatgtacatgtacgtgtgttttGTGGATGTTTTTACATGTATCTGTGGTTGTTCCTACCACTACACAGGAGTATGAGAGTGCTCGGGAGAGTTGGGAGGTGAGGGAGGGAGAGTTAGAGCAGCAACTGGAGGATACAAAGAAAGAGATCACCTCCAAACCCAATGTGCCACTCAAAAAAGTCAGTGCAATTAATGTTAATGTTAAATGTACATAGAATCGTAATTGGAAATTGATAGAATTTCCTTCAAATGTGTCCCTGATtcctacacccacacacacatacacccacacacacccaccacacacagctACACGTTGGTCCTGACCTCCCCAGTCGCTCTAAACCACACGAGAGCATCGCCCGGAAACTATTCCACGCTGACAACAGGCCACCATCACCAGACTCTGATATATCCAGCCAGAACAACAGCTCTACTAAAGACGCTCTACTAGATAGAGTAGCAGCCACTGCATACGGAAACCATACAAACGATAAGCCCGGTAAAAATGGTGGGAAACGTGATCAAAGTCGTTTGGAACGAGCTCTGACTGAAGCACAGCGTGTGTTACTCCTGAGAGAGAGGGAGGTGACAGAGTTACGGTCAGAGCGGAGGGTGGAAGGGGGTGTGTCCAATGGGGCGGAGCTTCGGGTGTTAGAGGGACGATTGGAGACGTCTAATGAGATGGTGGAGCAACTCaaggtgtgcatgtgtatacatgtatattgtattTAGTGTCTGTTAAGATGATCCCATTTCTTTTGGCCGTTAAGAGAGTAGTAGAGTGGAGTTTACTGTTAGATGCTAcactatgtacagtgtacatgtagattcaTGAATCCCATGCAATGTACTCAACACACTGATGTATGCCAACACACTGATGTATCTCTGCCAACAGACAGAGGTGGTTGAGAAGGACAGACAAGTGACTAAATATCAAGACCTCTTACAAAAAGCTCGTCATGAACTCAAAGACTCGAGTCACGCTCACCAACAAGAACTGGCAGCTGTCAGAAAACAACTCCAATCTCAGGTAAACTAGCCTCGTCAGTTATAACTTGCTGTACAGACTAGATACTATACATAGgtacgtacatacgtacatgtatataattagtaAGTAAGATATTTTCTGTTTACAGACTCATGCAGTGTGccttctgtacatgtacgtacactgaTACTGAAACATAGCCACAGATATTCTACATCTGCTTATAGGCATATTTATAAATGTGCAGTACAATTTGTCTAGACTCTGTCTGTGCTAGTATGAACAGTTCCCttcaccccaccccccccccccacacacacacacaccacacacacacacacacaggctgacTCTGCTGTTAGCCAACTAAGAGAAGCTGCTCTGGAGATAGCCAACATTCCCCCACCACCGTCCAGTGGCCTGTCAGAGGAGCAACTGGACAGACTCAGAGAACTAGAGGAGGTGACGGCAGACCAGGAGAGGGGCGTGGTTCAACTGACCAATCAGGTgagagttacatgtacatgtaggatagACATCAGCCATCTTAAGTTTAGACCATTCAATCCTTTTCCACAGTGGAATTAGGCCAGTAGATTCTAGGCCATTAGGCAGAGAAGATGCTATCACATGTAATTGCTCCACTTTCaatatacatgattgtacatgtacatttttttgtgtacatgtaagactCTTTTAGCTTCCATATTGAATTTCACGAAGAGATCGAGCTCTTCCATTTTTTGCAACTCCTTTTTCAAGTTAGCAGTCAAAAATGATACTGTAACAGCTATGTTTTTGAAATCCTTGCGCAGGTGGAGGCACTAAAGAGAGAGTTGGAGGACTCTGAGAGGGGCCACCACACACAGCTGATGAAACTGAGGAAGACAATGGACGAACTGAGAGGGCAGCATCGCaaggaggtcaaaggtcagtcATACGGACCAATTGTCAAATATTAAATcccatataaattatataaaataACAATCCTCTACCAgaacttatacatgtacatgtatccgTTTGAAATACTGGGACGGCATTGTTATCTACTttacaactacatgtagtatacgCTTACACGTCTGCATAGACGTGCACCTCCTGATTAAGTCCATCTCACAGAGCTCACAGCCACCATATCTGATCGCTCGACTCGTGCCTCAGAACTAGAGGTGGAACTGGAGGTGTTGGAGGGAGAGCTGTCAGCCGCTCAGCAAGCAGCCAAACAAGCGCCCTCTCGTAGCTTGAAGGGACTCGTGGAGAGACTGCGCGAACAGTTAACACTCAAGGAGAAGCAACAAAGGGTGGGTAGTGGGCGGGAATACAGAGGGTAAGGGGTGGGGACTCAGCGGGTATAAGAGGCGGGAGTTCAGTTTTGGTGGGAGACTAGTCAATGATTGATGCGTATCATTGTAGGGAATGAGGAAGTAAGGTACAAGAAGATATGATATACAGTGTGttgtcatgtacatgcatgttagaCCTTCATGTATGAATGCGAAGGTGAATAACTAAAAAGAttgcttacatgtactgtatgtactactgtatagcCATAAACAAATAATGTGGACTTTTTTATCCCCCCTACACAGGCCCTGAGTCAGGCATTGCTGCAAGTGAGGGCTGACCTGGTGGAGACTGTCCAGCGTACAGTGGAGGGTGTGGCAGACCGGGAGAGACAGGAGATCAATGTTAAACTACTAGTGGAGAAAAGAACGACTGTGCTACAGGTACagcgcatgtgtgtgtgtgtgtatgtgtgtgtgtgtgtgtggtcaaaGATCGCTTTTGTGTCTGGATACTATTTTTCTTAAGAAATAAGTAAgataatacatgtagaaaCCTGTATCATTAGATTGCTTTCCCCAAATTCttgcatacattgtacatgtgcagtgtaTGCATGATATCCTAGCTGCTACTGCTATCATACAATATCGCACACAGGAGCAAATGGACAACCTCACTCAAACACTCACTGTTCAATTGGAAGAATCTAAAGCAGGAGAGGCAGCAAAAGACGAGGAAATAACAGTACTCTCGAAGGGAATGGTAAAGGTCAAAGGGCAACTCCAAAAGGTAGAGGCTGAACTAGAACTGAAGAGGCGTGGCTTGGAACAGTCCAAAAGCCGAGAGAGGAAACTGGCCAATGAGATTCACGAGGTACATATTGTACGTTTATGGGATGCATGTACGTgtcattgcatgtacatatcagTTGATACAATTATTTGGAAGTAAGCTTCTGGTACACAATTCGTTTTGTGATCTCCACTTTACTTTGAATAAATGCACTTTCTTAGAAAGCACAAAGTTAAATATACACTTTATTCCTCCCACTCTACTGtacttgtacgtacatgtagcttcatGTTCAACTGGAGCAAAGGTCGCCAGATGTTGAAGAGTTGCAGAAAAAAATAAAAGTCCTTCAAGGGAGGCTAGAAAAAGAGAAATGTCGAGTCAGCGAGGAGATATCCCGTGGTACG
The Halichondria panicea chromosome 11, odHalPani1.1, whole genome shotgun sequence DNA segment above includes these coding regions:
- the LOC135344015 gene encoding uncharacterized protein LOC135344015 codes for the protein MQVSSFFMLLTGVITVTAQSECLDGQLRLPEVTDPLLEYCHHGEWRWVCHDESQWNIERSQATCGQLGYSNEFGLVTRDSQNGSRRVVTLSDCNGPRLTECTVTPSDSCNSLVQLICNTVNCADGEIRLVGGSTDREGRVEVCVGGTVSRWRTVCTGNQDLAVLARAVCLRTGIESLVLEGSTVAVNNSFLPGAFPEYSLECMQAPDGKFRCRLVERCDSFVELEVFCKNYEDLRNECSRTSTLSTLSTSIHATMPLPSTTHGPIKPDFTCNDNSTTVIAGIGVLVALLLAVSVGWIVSCVILLRRGQTVHKQQETMATQQADLTYAVVGGTQTEMKIDPNIAANPAYEAVKCDQEDHTYDVVSEGVASRQRRGN
- the LOC135344014 gene encoding centrosomal protein of 290 kDa-like, which translates into the protein MDWSALSTTNLSELHSHHDLLGEVFQFILSNDIPAQVQDPNHLLSVMQLVIRNKGAELHELEEEAVDLVERHNVVEANVGVSERELVEKIARLEKDQRAGQLLIQDLRAQVGATPQATTHQLRRLRDEMEDLRLEATKDKRLLSQEKAESQRLVEELSAERLKVRQLERNVTELQVTVDDYHDQLHRSKVKSGGPGDNNYRQMMIEKEVEYSKLLDDFQLMANSFEETKDEMKSLTAQLEAVKEERMILAEENQQIREALSHADGRCGDVEASNQQLACQVEDLQERISEASGAEGEIMALVSRKAKEWEALLSAKHTELERCGERVTDLEGQLRAAQRHSDKASALKMKKRLQDQDRQLVSLQRELSEATTTITTLTDQLEGVGQVGVAHKKEVKVQTLERELDMEVERRKNAEVGVGEKDRELVSLRKRVSDYQQGITGLSEAVEAIKKKKKELAIRDSDIAALTRELNNLSDGLNQLSEENEALREQLGLDPRQQVDLSPLRFRKKNEFEKLNQEYKLLSNELECLKEDNLLLRKQLVQAQVAAVQSDSNKGRVRLSSRPGKNEAPNEDNTDGLVSRLQELEVALEREKSARQEVERDRLKVKEQLKISMAKSKASVQPQAVSLPPTPHHHTTHTPPSLTDLKEQLQQAQRSSQQLTRQLSDKQRKIDNLEKQFQALKVSKTGYQPLPLPEGLSPKSNDVINSLNEHLLHVLSTLKQREQEVGVAQEALEKYQRKFSVIIHQQGILYQEYSDARRSWEEEKEKLLHDNRQLASCREQDQVHMQQLKSLQEVLSADPDETRRKMADQSRKITLLTVNERTMMRKLALATEAEKQLRKDNSRLSSDLVRLEKAATERIGDLQRCKEASVFQMSSLQSQLSESVPTALLDQANREYREMVVKYQRLLQLQTAYTASDANSERLQAEVCMLTEQLESVKQELQSEKQKSLLLTASCSPSAASPSPHSERLVTLEMKELNERQRADLATTRVRQLQATLLQLEQRNKSLEDKFSELSQRLLQSQTTESELRDQLATTLTEEEKTLLQSDVSKLKESENQLKLENSQLKEVSEIARQQSVAMEMRQKSHDIELVSLRHQLLDLQIQNDNKTALGKVHHQLVALEISEAKALKNLEESSHKISLLEASLLRCEIERDSLCDRVCSVRAVGVHRTRQLRTTVQALRRRYAGCVPLVEQERYVELVGRVRADKREAERLREAAKKNMEKTEDKLAELGLQHSNLQELLGALTDRTSSSVAARLTEWHARLGETRLKEMKTKRENGRLKENVKHLETLLSQSEGSFDRLDRELVAITKEYESARESWEVREGELEQQLEDTKKEITSKPNVPLKKLHVGPDLPSRSKPHESIARKLFHADNRPPSPDSDISSQNNSSTKDALLDRVAATAYGNHTNDKPGKNGGKRDQSRLERALTEAQRVLLLREREVTELRSERRVEGGVSNGAELRVLEGRLETSNEMVEQLKTEVVEKDRQVTKYQDLLQKARHELKDSSHAHQQELAAVRKQLQSQADSAVSQLREAALEIANIPPPPSSGLSEEQLDRLRELEEVTADQERGVVQLTNQVEALKRELEDSERGHHTQLMKLRKTMDELRGQHRKEVKELTATISDRSTRASELEVELEVLEGELSAAQQAAKQAPSRSLKGLVERLREQLTLKEKQQRALSQALLQVRADLVETVQRTVEGVADRERQEINVKLLVEKRTTVLQEQMDNLTQTLTVQLEESKAGEAAKDEEITVLSKGMVKVKGQLQKVEAELELKRRGLEQSKSRERKLANEIHELHVQLEQRSPDVEELQKKIKVLQGRLEKEKCRVSEEISRGTQRVVGKRVDQSVEAQVENKLRGGSAEVARWEESKKWQKKVETLRTKLTEKQRELEHAHRTVQSLKDTLTRSERERSILQGKLKAAQKATAESAIVPWIGGEAQKKLPSVETESLCSRIYELEEEVSHLKRELVRGREGELFETRGRCEQLTRTVEALEEQLGQQHPGSSQLIALREREDALRAELLTTQRENMTLRFDYEQAILELPRLKSRLSDQQLYVEALQSSGAGDNVRPITSKKDGGQSAAELERVVSAMRRVIERLQTENTSLKSRAKVNGVKSTTLTALEKENKKLKSDLAEAVSSSGGGVSVRLPSATEKIVTENDKLRKEIKKDQDLINKLQLSNVTLKLENSKLQQEHDSRHPLTTSHDHDHSCEERVEWLQTELEKKTAMLMEVKRSLRETVDRERQIKELATDTELSEKFLTVSREKDALQEQVAQLKKELDAFDPSFFEEIEDLKFNYQECVRRNVQLEEQMTQQYGVTIETAENV